From a single Lewinella sp. LCG006 genomic region:
- a CDS encoding T9SS type A sorting domain-containing protein, with the protein MRLFITTLLLFLTYYSAQTQAGFIQSYELYEDKGLTFHQILLVEDTLVVCGSANNPDAPQWGLFFAKLDTLGNMLDYKTHYDSAGYNYVFEEGAKMIKTSDGGYALVGSRFESSIPLIFKLDTEGEIVFIGEYPDESTFTKRHLHIVEIENGYISIGRKQQMDDGLSNGFAMGVDQAGNKLWELNYGGFGLSEMFKGINLLSENEVLLTGSRGVTGEQVNTYHDLWGKGVAVIIDTLGNVLWEWESEQVYIGEGPSVGFSRQYPTEDGGWIGEGAFSIVDTLFGEEYVLFRNIIIKRDADFNIQWYTSFGENTTSMNQFIDVVATPDGGWVAVGTYWELVDPVEYTGYRAGMIAKVNAQGDSLWSRLDTLFTPAYGSIPSLANAVVLPSGSIIACGKVDRYEPDPVKSLGWLIKVDRDGCLEPNCRPTSTSELFPDILDFTVFPNPARELLQIKGEGQFAVSIYSLDGKIHLSQEKLFQTATLEVGDLPSGIYFLQIRQGNQLLTKRIVKQ; encoded by the coding sequence ATGCGACTATTCATTACTACATTACTCCTCTTCCTCACCTACTATTCCGCTCAAACCCAAGCGGGCTTCATCCAATCCTACGAACTCTACGAAGACAAAGGGCTTACCTTTCACCAGATATTATTGGTGGAAGACACCCTGGTGGTATGTGGCAGTGCCAATAACCCTGATGCTCCGCAATGGGGGCTGTTTTTTGCCAAACTGGATACCCTGGGGAATATGCTGGATTACAAAACCCACTATGACAGTGCTGGTTACAACTATGTTTTTGAAGAAGGGGCAAAGATGATTAAAACCAGTGATGGTGGCTACGCCTTGGTGGGGAGCAGATTCGAGAGTTCCATTCCTTTGATTTTTAAGTTGGATACTGAAGGAGAGATCGTATTCATCGGTGAATATCCTGACGAAAGTACTTTTACAAAGCGACACTTACATATTGTTGAAATAGAAAACGGATACATATCTATTGGTCGAAAACAACAAATGGATGATGGTCTCAGTAATGGCTTTGCGATGGGCGTGGATCAAGCAGGTAACAAGTTGTGGGAGCTTAATTATGGAGGATTTGGTCTATCGGAAATGTTTAAAGGAATTAACCTGCTTTCTGAAAACGAAGTGCTACTGACAGGAAGTAGGGGCGTAACTGGTGAGCAGGTCAATACTTATCATGATTTATGGGGAAAAGGCGTAGCTGTAATAATAGATACCCTCGGTAATGTTTTATGGGAGTGGGAGAGTGAGCAGGTATATATTGGAGAAGGCCCATCTGTCGGATTTTCGAGGCAATATCCAACGGAAGATGGTGGCTGGATCGGTGAAGGGGCATTCAGTATTGTAGATACGCTGTTTGGAGAAGAATATGTACTATTTAGGAATATTATCATCAAAAGAGACGCTGATTTTAATATACAATGGTATACCTCATTTGGTGAAAATACTACCTCCATGAATCAATTCATCGACGTAGTCGCCACCCCTGACGGCGGTTGGGTAGCGGTGGGCACCTACTGGGAATTGGTCGACCCGGTGGAATACACGGGCTACCGCGCGGGTATGATCGCCAAGGTAAACGCCCAGGGAGATAGCCTTTGGAGCCGGCTGGATACCCTGTTTACCCCTGCCTATGGCTCCATCCCCAGCCTGGCCAATGCGGTGGTCTTGCCCAGCGGCAGCATCATCGCCTGCGGCAAGGTAGACCGCTACGAGCCTGATCCGGTCAAATCGCTGGGCTGGCTGATCAAAGTAGATCGCGATGGTTGCCTGGAACCCAACTGCCGCCCAACAAGCACCAGCGAACTCTTTCCGGATATACTGGATTTTACGGTTTTTCCCAACCCCGCCCGAGAGCTGCTCCAGATCAAAGGAGAGGGCCAATTTGCGGTGAGCATCTACAGCCTGGACGGAAAAATTCATCTGTCTCAAGAGAAACTGTTTCAAACCGCTACTTTGGAGGTCGGTGACCTTCCGTCGGGCATTTACTTTTTACAAATCAGACAAGGCAATCAGCTGCTTACGAAGCGGATTGTTAAGCAATAA
- a CDS encoding OstA-like protein: MFRLSSLFSCLLLLLFLGHPLFGQSTRDTLPPASQRVRIDNANSLEYQRRGKNEIVQKLVGEVELSQDSIFMYCDSAIIENNSRVFALGKEVLIQQGDSLAAFADTLYYDGTLKEADLIGNVVLINGDRRLFTHKLHYDLNTKIATYDTPATITDGETQLSSKRGYYYTEQDEIYFKDSVVVINPDFQLRADTLKFNTIEQIATFLGPTVMRSDSSRVYCEDGFYDVENNLAEFRINAQYTKGEQRATADVIRYDGKNGIYTLDGDAKFYEADRREATGDLIRYDQKNDITILEGNAYFRDKEQVITGDAIRYDAKKKIYKTSGRSRIIDGPQILQADQVDYAQADSMGIASGNVIWQDTSANLTIQCDTARYNQTTGFLKATGGLQGRPLLITLIDGDSLFMTADTLLSQRADTIANDSSRLLQAYYDVRIFKSDMQALCDSLAYSTVDSLFRMFRSPVIWTDTTQFTADTIHMQLADDQLDKILLYNHSFILNSADELYFNQIKGRDIIAQFDSSELRRMDIQGNAQSVYYPRDDDDAYVGVNKTICSDMIVFFGNNQVDEIIFVTQLEGKLDPMNKADHEALKLEGFNWQTSPPRPRSRDDLFGPPLRVLAPQESRPARAEGAPPPPKPTRDNTPLNPKEE; encoded by the coding sequence TTGTTCCGACTTTCCAGTTTATTTTCCTGCTTGCTGCTCCTGCTTTTTTTGGGGCACCCACTGTTTGGTCAGTCGACCAGAGACACGCTTCCCCCTGCTTCCCAACGGGTACGCATCGATAATGCCAACTCGCTGGAATATCAGCGTCGCGGCAAAAATGAAATCGTGCAAAAGTTGGTCGGTGAAGTAGAACTCAGCCAGGATAGTATTTTCATGTACTGCGATAGTGCGATCATCGAAAACAACTCTCGGGTATTTGCACTGGGCAAGGAAGTCCTTATTCAGCAAGGCGATTCACTGGCCGCTTTTGCCGATACGCTCTACTACGACGGCACCCTCAAGGAAGCCGACCTCATCGGCAACGTCGTCCTCATCAATGGCGACCGCAGGCTCTTTACCCACAAACTCCATTATGACCTCAATACCAAAATCGCTACTTACGATACACCTGCCACCATCACCGACGGAGAAACCCAACTTAGTAGTAAACGCGGTTATTACTACACCGAACAAGACGAAATTTATTTCAAAGACAGTGTTGTCGTTATCAATCCCGATTTTCAGCTTAGGGCCGATACGCTCAAGTTTAACACTATAGAACAAATAGCCACTTTCCTTGGGCCCACCGTTATGCGCAGCGACAGTAGTAGGGTCTATTGCGAAGATGGCTTCTATGATGTAGAAAACAACCTGGCCGAATTCCGCATCAACGCCCAATACACCAAAGGAGAACAACGCGCAACCGCCGATGTCATCCGCTACGATGGTAAAAATGGCATCTATACCCTGGACGGAGATGCAAAGTTCTACGAAGCTGATCGCCGCGAAGCAACGGGAGATTTAATTCGTTACGACCAGAAAAACGATATTACCATCCTGGAAGGAAACGCCTACTTCCGCGATAAGGAGCAGGTCATCACTGGCGATGCCATCCGCTACGATGCTAAAAAGAAAATTTACAAAACCAGTGGCCGCTCCCGCATCATCGATGGCCCGCAAATATTACAAGCCGACCAGGTAGACTACGCCCAAGCCGACAGCATGGGCATTGCCAGCGGCAACGTCATCTGGCAGGATACCTCCGCCAATCTCACCATCCAGTGTGATACGGCCCGCTACAACCAAACCACCGGCTTCCTCAAGGCTACCGGAGGCCTGCAAGGCCGGCCTTTACTGATTACGCTCATTGATGGCGACTCCCTTTTCATGACGGCCGACACCCTGCTGTCTCAGCGCGCCGACACCATTGCCAATGATAGCAGCCGCCTTTTGCAGGCCTATTACGATGTGCGTATTTTCAAATCTGACATGCAGGCACTCTGTGATTCCCTCGCTTATAGCACCGTAGATTCCCTCTTTCGCATGTTTCGCAGCCCCGTCATCTGGACAGACACCACCCAGTTTACCGCTGACACCATCCACATGCAGCTGGCCGATGACCAGCTCGACAAAATTCTGCTGTACAACCATAGCTTCATCCTCAACAGTGCCGATGAGTTGTACTTCAACCAAATCAAAGGTCGTGATATCATCGCCCAATTTGACAGCAGCGAACTACGCAGGATGGACATTCAGGGCAACGCCCAATCCGTCTACTACCCCCGCGATGACGACGACGCCTACGTGGGAGTCAATAAAACCATTTGTAGTGATATGATCGTCTTTTTCGGGAACAATCAGGTCGATGAGATTATCTTCGTCACCCAATTGGAAGGCAAGCTAGACCCTATGAATAAAGCAGATCACGAGGCCCTCAAACTCGAAGGATTCAACTGGCAAACCTCTCCTCCCCGACCCCGCTCGCGAGATGATTTATTTGGGCCGCCGCTGCGGGTCTTAGCACCACAGGAAAGTCGGCCTGCCAGGGCAGAAGGTGCTCCACCACCCCCAAAACCTACGCGTGATAACACTCCACTCAACCCCAAAGAAGAATGA
- a CDS encoding TonB-dependent receptor produces MKKLSLVVGLLLCSLATLLAQRTITGTVTDEQGDALIGATVLVKGTSTGTVTDVDGTYSINISNDDKVLVFSYTGFETIEQPIGVSNTIDLVMLAGVTFDEIVVTGQGVGIEKKRLTSTVDAISSEQLELAPITQLDQVLQSRIPGTQVRLSSGQPGTASQIRNRGPISANASTTPVIIIDGVRVDNLNSRPALNIGTGGANSSALADIPIEAIERVEFIRGGAATTLYGADAANGVIQIFTKKGQYGQKARFGYDGTVGVMSGEETFLYFPETADLYYENGTVQQHRLTVDGGSEKVGYSFSGSFYDDDSFNDLNRQRRISMRTGVSAELSPTLSYAASAAFASNWFTRDYNANTSFARFGNLEGGSFGNISELTAEERADLKADLAAQGAVTDITEAVRRFQTSQSLTWTPFEGFTAKATLGLDNRTSRQREVQSNAVLISKGAVPAGTADQGSLNTATRSFIGITTDVSLQYRFDAGDFSFITGGGGQFFREQDEQYLLQGTDLTEGSILFGNTATQTATDFLQIAAFGGFYVSENIGYKNKLFLDGAIRWDGNSAFGKDIGLVNIYRIGLSYSLTDEPFMQESGISDIVSRFSVRANFGQATNFPTPFARDRLFVANPYLGSVAYTFGNPGNSELGPEIVDSYEAGFDASFFDARFGVGFTYYDNTTNDAIFTPPNAPSSGQLAQEANVGTVTNKGIELQGYVDVIRSEDFDLTFNASYTTNENVVVDAGGSPEFNVGGFTFLGSFVKEGQPLGYFRGSQPTFDAEGNLVDVEANAVLGNPNPTSYGTVGMNFRWKNLTIFGSSDFQRGASGVAVDDVLRYFGGVNDPNRIPANAANESFFDLAGVWVEDADFFKIRNIGISYNVPTANIKALSRLTLGLNFRNPYVRASSTFDPEVTGSGIGAQDGFAAGGFGFGTESAPKQVLFNVRIGF; encoded by the coding sequence ATGAAAAAACTCTCACTAGTAGTGGGACTGCTTTTATGTAGTCTAGCAACCCTGCTCGCGCAGCGGACAATTACTGGTACGGTAACTGATGAGCAAGGAGATGCTCTGATCGGAGCAACTGTACTGGTCAAAGGTACCTCAACTGGTACAGTAACGGATGTTGATGGTACTTACAGCATCAATATTAGTAACGATGACAAGGTATTGGTATTCAGCTACACTGGTTTCGAGACTATCGAGCAGCCAATTGGTGTTTCCAATACGATTGATTTGGTCATGTTGGCTGGTGTAACGTTCGATGAGATCGTTGTTACCGGACAAGGGGTAGGTATAGAGAAGAAGCGTTTGACCTCAACGGTAGACGCGATCAGCTCTGAACAGCTTGAATTAGCACCTATTACCCAGTTGGACCAAGTATTACAGTCGCGAATTCCTGGTACTCAGGTTCGCTTGTCTTCAGGTCAGCCAGGTACGGCTTCTCAGATTCGTAACCGTGGCCCTATTTCAGCCAACGCTTCTACCACCCCCGTTATCATCATTGATGGGGTACGTGTGGATAACCTGAACTCTCGCCCTGCCTTGAACATTGGTACAGGTGGTGCAAACAGTTCTGCTTTGGCTGATATTCCGATCGAAGCTATCGAGCGGGTAGAATTTATCCGTGGTGGTGCTGCTACTACACTTTATGGTGCTGATGCCGCCAATGGTGTAATTCAGATTTTCACTAAGAAAGGCCAGTATGGCCAGAAAGCTCGTTTTGGTTACGATGGCACGGTAGGTGTAATGTCAGGTGAAGAGACTTTCCTTTACTTCCCTGAAACGGCTGATTTGTACTACGAAAATGGTACGGTACAGCAGCATCGTTTGACGGTTGATGGTGGTTCAGAGAAAGTAGGCTACAGTTTTTCTGGTAGTTTCTATGATGATGACAGCTTCAACGATCTTAACCGCCAGCGTCGTATAAGTATGCGTACGGGGGTAAGTGCTGAATTGTCACCAACCCTTTCTTACGCAGCTTCAGCTGCTTTCGCTAGTAACTGGTTTACCCGCGATTACAATGCCAACACCAGCTTTGCTCGTTTTGGTAACCTGGAAGGAGGTTCTTTCGGTAATATCTCTGAATTGACGGCGGAAGAGCGTGCTGACTTGAAGGCTGATCTTGCTGCCCAAGGCGCGGTCACAGACATCACGGAGGCGGTTCGTCGTTTCCAAACTTCTCAGTCTTTAACATGGACACCATTCGAAGGTTTCACCGCTAAGGCAACCCTTGGTTTGGATAATCGTACATCCCGCCAGCGTGAAGTACAGAGCAATGCTGTTCTGATTTCTAAAGGTGCGGTACCTGCTGGGACTGCAGACCAGGGATCATTGAATACTGCTACTCGTAGCTTCATTGGTATTACTACTGATGTTAGTTTGCAGTATCGTTTTGATGCAGGAGACTTCTCATTCATCACCGGTGGTGGTGGTCAGTTCTTCCGTGAGCAAGACGAGCAGTATTTGTTGCAAGGTACTGACTTGACGGAGGGTAGTATCCTATTTGGCAATACTGCTACTCAAACGGCTACCGACTTCTTACAGATTGCTGCGTTTGGTGGTTTCTATGTTTCTGAAAACATCGGCTACAAAAACAAACTGTTCTTAGATGGTGCTATCCGTTGGGATGGTAACTCTGCTTTCGGTAAGGATATTGGTTTGGTAAACATCTACCGTATCGGTCTGTCTTACTCCTTGACGGATGAGCCTTTCATGCAGGAAAGTGGAATCAGCGATATTGTAAGCCGCTTCAGTGTACGTGCCAACTTCGGTCAGGCAACCAACTTCCCTACGCCATTTGCGCGTGACCGGTTGTTCGTAGCTAACCCTTACCTAGGTTCTGTAGCTTATACCTTCGGTAATCCTGGTAATTCAGAATTGGGTCCAGAAATTGTTGACTCTTACGAAGCTGGTTTCGATGCAAGCTTCTTTGATGCTCGTTTCGGTGTTGGTTTCACTTACTATGATAATACCACGAACGATGCCATCTTCACACCACCTAACGCACCTTCTTCTGGCCAGTTGGCTCAAGAAGCAAACGTAGGTACAGTAACAAACAAAGGTATCGAACTACAAGGTTATGTAGACGTAATTCGTTCTGAAGATTTCGATCTGACGTTCAACGCCTCTTACACAACTAACGAAAACGTAGTAGTTGACGCTGGTGGTTCTCCTGAATTCAACGTAGGTGGATTTACCTTCCTAGGATCTTTTGTAAAAGAAGGTCAGCCTCTTGGTTACTTCCGCGGATCGCAGCCAACCTTCGATGCCGAAGGAAACTTGGTAGACGTAGAAGCAAATGCAGTTTTGGGTAATCCTAACCCAACTAGCTACGGAACAGTCGGTATGAACTTCCGTTGGAAAAATCTTACCATTTTCGGTTCTAGTGATTTCCAGCGTGGTGCTTCTGGTGTAGCAGTGGATGACGTATTACGTTACTTTGGTGGTGTAAACGACCCTAATCGTATCCCTGCTAATGCCGCTAACGAAAGTTTCTTTGACTTGGCAGGTGTTTGGGTAGAAGATGCCGATTTCTTCAAGATCCGTAATATCGGTATCTCTTACAATGTACCTACTGCGAACATCAAGGCATTGAGCCGTTTGACTTTAGGTCTGAACTTCCGTAATCCATACGTTCGTGCTTCTTCTACTTTCGACCCAGAAGTTACTGGTTCTGGTATTGGTGCACAGGATGGCTTTGCAGCGGGTGGTTTCGGTTTTGGTACTGAGTCGGCTCCAAAGCAGGTTCTATTCAATGTACGCATTGGATTCTAA
- a CDS encoding T9SS type A sorting domain-containing protein — protein sequence MVNISNFGTQALYEFLSVGTVNINYATTICGDPVNFPLDVSVTQNGGGGCIVCLTDNESDELTIPTVYNTAFGQPLTVDGLGFYDQQDLQFELYDLSGRSVYSGTLQGDIHIDQIQLPSSMYILRVVNISNKDLVLTQKLLVF from the coding sequence ATGGTGAATATTTCTAATTTTGGGACGCAAGCACTTTATGAGTTTCTTTCCGTAGGTACGGTCAACATTAATTACGCGACTACGATTTGTGGTGACCCAGTAAACTTCCCACTAGATGTAAGTGTAACTCAGAATGGAGGCGGTGGGTGTATTGTATGCTTAACAGATAATGAATCTGATGAATTAACTATACCTACTGTTTATAATACAGCTTTTGGCCAACCTTTGACAGTAGATGGTTTAGGTTTTTATGATCAACAAGACTTACAATTTGAATTGTATGATTTAAGTGGCCGAAGTGTGTACAGTGGCACTTTGCAAGGGGATATCCACATAGATCAGATTCAGCTTCCTTCTAGCATGTACATTTTACGAGTGGTGAACATAAGTAATAAGGACCTAGTATTGACGCAGAAATTACTTGTATTTTAG
- a CDS encoding NAD(P)/FAD-dependent oxidoreductase — MLRYQLSHWEWESFFKDIDVIIVGSGITGLSAAIHLKEQSPRMKVVLIDRGPLPIGASTRNAGFACFGSLSELIDDLNHSSREDVLELVAQRFEGLCRLRERYSDAAIGYQAWGGYEIFREEDAPLYAQCLSVMEDFNKDLRPLIGKDTFVQADAQLPATGLQKVSHLLLNQAEGQLHTGQLMQTLLRKAQSLDILCLGGITVTAREEINGQVVIRTDHGWSIQAKLCLLATNGFAKTLLPELDLQPARNQVLITDPIPGLKLKGCFHYDCGYVYFRNVGQRILLGGGRNQDFSGEETTSLDPNLPVRAYLEQLLRQVILPEQATKIDRWWTGIMGVGPAKKPIIREVGAHTVAAVRLGGMGVAIGTGVGERAADLLLGRG; from the coding sequence ATGCTGCGATATCAACTAAGTCATTGGGAGTGGGAAAGTTTTTTTAAGGACATTGATGTGATCATTGTGGGCAGTGGCATTACCGGATTATCGGCCGCCATACATTTGAAAGAACAGTCGCCGAGGATGAAAGTTGTGCTTATCGACCGTGGACCTCTGCCTATTGGGGCGAGCACGCGCAATGCGGGTTTTGCTTGTTTTGGCAGCCTCAGCGAGTTGATTGATGATTTGAACCATAGCAGTAGGGAGGATGTACTAGAGCTGGTGGCCCAACGCTTCGAGGGCCTTTGTCGCTTGCGCGAACGCTATAGCGATGCCGCAATAGGATACCAGGCTTGGGGCGGATACGAGATTTTTCGGGAAGAAGACGCCCCGCTCTACGCACAGTGCCTATCAGTAATGGAAGACTTCAACAAAGACTTGCGGCCACTGATTGGAAAAGATACTTTTGTCCAGGCAGATGCGCAATTACCTGCTACCGGGCTACAAAAGGTAAGCCATCTATTACTCAACCAGGCCGAGGGGCAGCTGCATACCGGGCAGTTGATGCAAACCCTACTCCGCAAAGCACAATCGCTGGACATACTCTGTCTGGGTGGGATCACCGTTACGGCGCGGGAAGAAATCAACGGGCAAGTAGTTATTCGTACCGACCACGGTTGGTCTATCCAGGCCAAGCTGTGTTTACTGGCTACCAATGGCTTTGCCAAAACGCTGTTGCCAGAACTGGACTTGCAACCAGCTCGCAACCAGGTGCTCATTACCGACCCCATCCCGGGTCTGAAACTTAAAGGTTGTTTTCACTACGATTGTGGTTACGTTTATTTCCGCAATGTTGGTCAGCGTATCTTGCTAGGGGGGGGCCGCAACCAGGATTTCAGCGGCGAAGAAACGACGAGCCTGGATCCCAACCTACCCGTTCGCGCCTATTTGGAACAGCTATTACGCCAAGTCATTCTACCAGAACAGGCAACAAAAATTGATCGTTGGTGGACGGGAATCATGGGCGTAGGCCCGGCCAAAAAGCCCATCATCCGTGAGGTTGGAGCGCATACCGTAGCCGCAGTACGCCTGGGAGGTATGGGCGTCGCCATCGGAACAGGCGTAGGAGAAAGAGCGGCCGATTTGCTGCTGGGGAGGGGGTGA
- a CDS encoding DUF4293 domain-containing protein — translation MIQRIQTIFLLLAAGAALGLFALPLATTSDAKADSALFADATFNIMDAPVLMGAFALAGILLLVNIFLFNNRKLQMTLTKVGLFLTGVGIGASAYLYFSDQAADAATPAAGVALPILALIFGILAHRYINKDEKLVRSVDRLR, via the coding sequence ATGATCCAAAGAATACAGACCATCTTTTTGCTCCTAGCTGCTGGTGCGGCATTGGGCCTTTTCGCTTTACCATTGGCGACCACTAGCGACGCCAAAGCCGATTCTGCCTTGTTTGCCGATGCAACCTTTAATATAATGGATGCTCCTGTACTCATGGGGGCTTTTGCGCTGGCAGGTATACTGCTGTTAGTAAATATTTTCCTTTTCAATAATCGGAAGTTGCAAATGACGCTGACCAAAGTGGGTTTGTTCTTGACGGGAGTGGGGATTGGCGCCAGCGCTTATCTTTACTTCAGTGATCAAGCTGCCGATGCGGCCACTCCGGCGGCGGGTGTTGCTTTACCTATTTTGGCACTGATCTTTGGCATTCTCGCCCACCGCTATATCAACAAAGATGAAAAGTTGGTGCGGTCGGTGGATCGTTTGCGGTAA